The Streptomonospora litoralis genome window below encodes:
- a CDS encoding N-6 DNA methylase yields the protein MNERDVSLISRAQLAHYAEVSRAAVTNWQKRSSDFPEPADAANELFELGQVADWLSTRAVPANARHPHEPVGTTYADRVRANAVNRSAAETPRPSSAPSELKSGPDEDETQRRVWRWLDLLRGHLHVSETCEVLLALLHMCAMHETAWQKLVQQAGRPADLPEEAAEVLSPQTHALLARVSAATFCELTGEIARLGAGDQRRERLADAFDYTLSAQATALGKRGGNFRTPDAVVATAFGLLTFENTVHHVHDPFCRRGEFLVAAHRWLRSAAPSTRLRFSGTSHTSEDAKRNLEIHDVDSEILGGPISPGVLPDLPYADILLTNPPFNHRRPSAPPDERGLPYGIPPESNSNFAWLQHAIAMLATDGRAVVVMSPSAAYSTNTRENSIRASMVEDGTVEAVVALPRQLFTETAIAVNLWLLCPPRGHCSEVLLVDASELGGMVSRTRRSLSAEDVGAIRTAYRAWRAGAFDESAKPGIGRAVGIEEIREREYSLHPPSYILDSSGSADAEAPARYAELTRRLSVLEARIPQVDARTRHLLKEIDEWMR from the coding sequence AACCCGCCGACGCGGCGAATGAGCTGTTCGAACTCGGTCAGGTCGCCGACTGGCTGTCGACACGCGCCGTCCCGGCCAACGCCCGCCACCCCCATGAACCGGTCGGGACCACGTATGCCGACCGGGTACGGGCCAACGCTGTGAACAGAAGCGCTGCGGAGACGCCGCGCCCCTCGTCAGCCCCGAGCGAGCTGAAGTCGGGGCCGGACGAGGACGAGACTCAGCGGCGCGTATGGCGATGGCTGGACCTCCTCCGCGGCCACCTCCACGTCTCGGAAACCTGCGAGGTGCTTCTCGCCCTTCTACACATGTGCGCGATGCACGAGACCGCCTGGCAGAAGCTCGTCCAACAAGCCGGTCGCCCCGCCGATCTGCCCGAAGAAGCCGCCGAAGTACTTTCGCCGCAGACACATGCCCTGCTGGCCCGCGTGTCCGCTGCGACTTTCTGCGAACTCACCGGTGAGATCGCACGGCTGGGAGCCGGCGACCAGCGCCGGGAACGGCTTGCCGATGCCTTCGACTACACGCTCTCGGCTCAGGCAACGGCCTTGGGGAAGCGTGGCGGAAACTTCCGAACTCCCGATGCCGTTGTGGCTACGGCTTTCGGCCTGCTCACATTCGAGAACACCGTTCACCACGTACACGACCCCTTCTGTCGACGAGGGGAGTTTCTCGTCGCCGCTCATCGGTGGTTACGGAGCGCAGCGCCCTCGACCCGCCTCCGGTTCAGCGGTACAAGCCACACTAGCGAGGACGCGAAGCGGAATCTCGAAATCCATGATGTCGACTCCGAAATCCTCGGCGGCCCGATCTCACCCGGTGTGCTCCCCGACCTGCCGTACGCTGATATCCTCCTGACCAATCCCCCGTTCAATCATCGCCGGCCGTCAGCACCTCCGGATGAACGCGGGCTGCCCTATGGAATTCCGCCGGAGTCGAACTCGAACTTCGCCTGGCTCCAACATGCCATCGCCATGCTCGCTACCGACGGTCGAGCAGTGGTGGTCATGTCGCCAAGCGCTGCGTACTCCACCAATACGCGGGAGAATTCGATCCGCGCGTCCATGGTCGAAGACGGCACCGTGGAGGCCGTTGTGGCGCTTCCACGCCAACTCTTCACGGAGACAGCTATCGCGGTGAACCTCTGGTTGCTGTGCCCTCCGAGAGGACACTGTTCGGAGGTGCTTCTCGTCGACGCAAGCGAGTTGGGCGGGATGGTCTCACGCACCCGCCGTTCACTTTCAGCCGAGGATGTCGGCGCGATCCGCACCGCCTACCGCGCCTGGCGCGCGGGCGCATTCGACGAGTCTGCAAAACCGGGCATCGGCCGCGCCGTGGGAATCGAGGAAATCCGAGAGCGGGAGTACTCCCTCCACCCACCCTCCTACATCCTGGACTCCAGCGGGTCCGCGGACGCCGAGGCACCGGCACGCTACGCCGAACTCACCCGCAGGCTCTCTGTCCTGGAGGCACGAATCCCTCAGGTCGATGCGAGAACCCGCCACTTGCTCAAGGAGATAGACGAATGGATGCGCTGA
- a CDS encoding restriction endonuclease subunit S, which yields MDALIGQLPSDWREQPLGEICSIQAGPSGAGMSSRAFTSHGTPVVRPGDISRRSVTDTGLARVDDATADHLKRYRLKSGDIVGARTGTLGRFALITPEQEGWLYNTQILRLRPSPENDSAYLVHYLALPAVQKWIARHASGSTVRSITQRTMQTLPTAVPSLNIQQAIGQALCALDDKARLHAEISRTTDELRETVAPMLLSGRVPPGEASDRQVSEGSGEPISSEEMSATREYWLWHGFDESPADAGSIPQ from the coding sequence ATGGATGCGCTGATCGGACAACTGCCCTCCGATTGGCGTGAACAGCCGCTGGGGGAGATATGCAGCATCCAGGCCGGCCCCTCCGGGGCTGGCATGTCCTCTCGGGCCTTTACCTCCCACGGGACTCCCGTGGTGCGCCCAGGCGACATCTCCAGACGCAGTGTCACCGACACCGGGCTGGCCAGGGTCGACGACGCCACCGCCGATCACCTGAAGCGCTATCGGCTCAAGTCGGGCGACATCGTCGGAGCGCGGACGGGAACACTCGGCCGCTTCGCTCTCATCACCCCCGAGCAGGAGGGTTGGCTATATAACACCCAGATACTCCGGTTGCGTCCCTCGCCCGAGAATGATTCCGCATACCTCGTGCACTACCTCGCATTGCCCGCGGTGCAGAAGTGGATTGCTCGGCACGCTTCGGGCAGTACAGTTCGGTCGATAACCCAGCGTACGATGCAGACCCTGCCCACGGCAGTACCGTCACTAAATATCCAGCAAGCCATCGGACAGGCGCTCTGCGCCCTCGACGATAAGGCACGCCTGCATGCCGAGATCAGCCGGACCACGGACGAACTGCGGGAGACGGTGGCCCCGATGCTCCTCTCCGGTCGAGTCCCCCCCGGTGAAGCGAGCGACCGGCAGGTGTCCGAGGGGAGCGGCGAACCGATTTCGAGCGAGGAGATGTCGGCGACGCGCGAATACTGGCTCTGGCACGGATTCGATGAATCGCCTGCGGACGCCGGGTCGATCCCGCAATGA
- a CDS encoding ISL3 family transposase, translating into MYRAGLSVRIAASTQADDAACPVCATRSPRVHSRYVRRLADTPVSGREVLIHLEVRRFFCDEPTCKRRIFAEQVPGLTVAYARRSRGLSDVLAGIGMALGGRAGARLAARIAAAVSRMTLLRQVRATPESPADVPRILGVDDFALRKGHVYGTLLVDAQTRRPVEVLPERSARAVKEWLIQHPGVEVVCRDRAGCYADGIAQGAPDAVQIADRFHLWQNLAAAVERAVARHRRDFPPTTSEPAPTTTPAEPPPAETPGIRQGPLAERTRRRHKQIHHLLDQGRTIMEIVGELDLARNTVRRFARAATVEDLLARDGTGKRPRQVASYDAYLRERFAHGCTNAAVLWDELRRQGYNGSYASVRDHIRPWRRHAVPPPAPARPPTARRVTAWILTHPDHLEHEQRLQLTAVLGACPELARLSERVQGFARMMAHRQGHRLEEWTTAARSEQIPELDSFVRGLGRDWDAVVAGLTLPHSSGVVEGHVNRLKMLKRQMYGRANPDLLRKRVLLAV; encoded by the coding sequence GTGTACCGGGCTGGGCTCTCGGTACGGATCGCGGCCTCCACCCAAGCCGACGACGCCGCCTGCCCCGTCTGCGCGACCCGGTCACCACGCGTGCATAGCCGCTATGTGCGCCGCCTCGCCGACACTCCTGTCTCCGGCCGGGAAGTGCTGATCCACCTGGAAGTCCGCCGGTTCTTCTGCGATGAGCCCACCTGCAAGCGTCGGATCTTCGCCGAACAGGTCCCCGGTCTGACCGTGGCCTACGCCCGGCGCAGCCGGGGGCTGAGCGACGTGCTCGCCGGCATCGGCATGGCGCTGGGCGGTCGCGCCGGAGCACGCCTGGCAGCGCGGATAGCCGCGGCCGTGAGTCGGATGACGCTATTGCGCCAGGTACGCGCCACCCCGGAAAGCCCCGCGGATGTGCCCCGGATCCTGGGGGTTGATGACTTCGCCCTGCGCAAAGGCCACGTCTACGGAACCCTGCTGGTCGATGCCCAGACCCGACGCCCGGTGGAAGTGCTGCCCGAACGCTCGGCCAGGGCCGTCAAGGAATGGCTCATCCAGCACCCCGGGGTCGAGGTCGTCTGCCGGGACCGGGCCGGGTGCTATGCCGACGGCATCGCCCAAGGCGCTCCGGACGCGGTGCAGATAGCCGACCGCTTCCATCTGTGGCAGAACCTCGCCGCGGCCGTGGAACGGGCCGTCGCCCGCCACCGCCGCGACTTCCCGCCCACCACATCCGAACCGGCACCCACAACAACGCCGGCCGAGCCGCCCCCGGCCGAAACTCCCGGAATCCGGCAGGGGCCGCTGGCCGAACGCACCCGCCGGCGCCACAAGCAGATCCACCACCTGCTCGACCAGGGCCGCACCATCATGGAGATCGTCGGCGAACTCGATCTCGCCCGCAACACCGTGCGCCGCTTCGCACGCGCCGCAACCGTCGAGGACCTGCTGGCCCGCGACGGCACCGGCAAACGCCCCCGCCAGGTCGCGAGCTATGACGCCTACCTGCGCGAACGCTTCGCCCACGGGTGCACCAACGCCGCCGTGCTCTGGGACGAACTCCGCCGGCAGGGCTACAACGGGAGCTATGCGAGCGTGCGCGACCACATCCGCCCGTGGCGCCGCCACGCTGTGCCGCCTCCGGCGCCGGCCCGGCCGCCCACCGCCCGCCGGGTCACCGCCTGGATCCTCACCCATCCCGACCACCTCGAACATGAGCAGCGGTTGCAGCTCACAGCGGTGCTGGGCGCCTGCCCCGAACTGGCGCGCCTCAGCGAGCGCGTCCAGGGCTTCGCGCGCATGATGGCCCATCGGCAGGGCCACCGGTTGGAAGAGTGGACCACGGCGGCGCGGAGCGAACAGATCCCCGAACTCGACTCCTTCGTCCGCGGCCTGGGGCGCGACTGGGACGCTGTCGTGGCCGGGCTTACGCTGCCGCACAGCTCCGGCGTGGTCGAGGGCCACGTCAACCGGCTCAAGATGCTCAAACGTCAGATGTATGGGCGCGCCAACCCTGACCTGCTGCGCAAGCGCGTGCTGCTCGCTGTCTGA
- a CDS encoding DUF1266 domain-containing protein: MRGTGEQSRHHYLTWAEFSAGYTLGRCLQYDGGEFGHWYTTSRDVHHMMVNHPASPWLHIPFRF; encoded by the coding sequence GTGCGAGGGACGGGCGAGCAGTCGCGCCACCACTACCTGACGTGGGCGGAGTTCTCCGCGGGCTACACCCTGGGCCGGTGCCTGCAGTACGACGGCGGCGAGTTCGGCCACTGGTACACCACGTCGCGGGACGTGCACCACATGATGGTGAACCACCCGGCCAGCCCGTGGCTGCACATCCCGTTCCGCTTCTGA
- a CDS encoding stage II sporulation protein M: MRFLRTPFRIIRANLGAYLVINALVYGVFLLGMGTAMVFPELSAAETASLQEDGTADLVASLLGNVWLFSLTIFAVNTLTVAVPMILLPSMVVPFAGIAAFLYKAFTLGISLAPQDETLATMMIPHSLTVLIEFQAYVLIVLGAYLLGRSWLHPGTVGARNRRQGYLRGLRQVGWMSLPALALFVVGAVYEAVEIIYLLPPLLAG, from the coding sequence ATGCGATTCCTGCGCACACCCTTCCGGATCATCCGCGCGAACCTCGGCGCCTACCTCGTCATAAACGCGCTCGTCTACGGCGTGTTCCTGCTCGGCATGGGGACGGCCATGGTCTTCCCCGAACTGAGCGCCGCGGAGACCGCCTCCCTGCAGGAGGACGGGACGGCGGACCTCGTGGCGTCCCTGCTCGGCAACGTGTGGCTGTTCAGCCTGACCATCTTCGCGGTGAACACGCTCACGGTCGCCGTGCCGATGATCCTGCTGCCCTCCATGGTCGTGCCGTTCGCCGGGATCGCAGCCTTCCTGTACAAGGCGTTCACCCTCGGGATCTCCCTCGCTCCGCAGGACGAGACCCTCGCGACGATGATGATCCCGCACTCCCTGACGGTCCTCATCGAGTTCCAGGCCTACGTCCTGATCGTGCTCGGCGCCTACCTCCTCGGCAGGTCCTGGCTGCACCCGGGGACCGTCGGGGCTCGCAACCGCCGCCAGGGATACCTCCGCGGGCTGCGGCAGGTCGGCTGGATGAGCCTGCCCGCGCTGGCGCTGTTCGTCGTCGGCGCGGTCTACGAGGCCGTGGAGATCATCTACCTGCTGCCCCCGCTGCTCGCAGGCTGA
- a CDS encoding helix-turn-helix domain-containing protein: MAWSTRQLAELADTTVKTVRHYHAIGLLDVPERASNGYKQYGVSHLIRLVQIKRLSELGIPLAQIAAMERADEEPDAAIRALDAELEATIARLTRVRAQLAVILRHRASPEVPPGFAPVSGPLSETKRSLLMVYSTVFSEEAMEDFRQMLAEQHETDEEFEAVPPDADDDAVELLARRMAPEIRRGREKHPWSVDPAAHSPRGRKLAESALASAVAELYNPAQIRVLQRVNEILAQEDEESADDTPTPHSPGSAGSVR, encoded by the coding sequence ATGGCCTGGAGCACTCGGCAGCTCGCCGAACTGGCGGACACGACCGTGAAGACCGTTCGGCACTACCACGCGATCGGCCTGCTCGACGTGCCCGAACGCGCCTCGAACGGCTACAAGCAGTACGGGGTTTCGCACCTCATCCGGCTGGTCCAGATCAAGAGGCTGAGCGAGCTGGGGATACCCCTGGCGCAGATCGCGGCCATGGAGCGGGCCGATGAGGAGCCGGACGCGGCGATCCGTGCGCTGGACGCCGAGCTTGAGGCGACGATCGCGCGCCTTACCCGCGTACGTGCGCAACTGGCCGTGATCCTGCGCCACCGCGCCTCGCCCGAGGTTCCGCCCGGATTCGCGCCCGTCTCGGGCCCCCTCTCCGAGACCAAGCGGTCGCTGCTCATGGTCTACTCGACGGTCTTCAGCGAGGAGGCCATGGAGGACTTCCGGCAGATGCTGGCCGAGCAGCACGAGACGGACGAGGAGTTCGAGGCCGTGCCCCCCGACGCGGACGACGACGCGGTGGAGCTGCTTGCCCGGCGGATGGCGCCGGAGATCCGCCGGGGCCGGGAGAAGCACCCGTGGTCGGTGGATCCGGCGGCGCATTCTCCCCGGGGCAGGAAACTCGCCGAGAGCGCGCTGGCCTCGGCGGTGGCGGAACTGTACAACCCAGCACAAATCCGCGTCCTGCAACGGGTGAACGAGATCCTCGCCCAAGAGGACGAGGAAAGCGCCGACGATACGCCGACACCGCACTCTCCCGGATCCGCCGGCTCCGTCCGATAG
- a CDS encoding class I SAM-dependent methyltransferase translates to MDPELRRVATDRRQLSEGAYKDQTNLVARQRLYDHQEPQFDLPGIVLDMLSGMRGPVLDLGCGNGRYLSRLRDERPDLAAVGADASLGMLEDVPAGLPVVCADAVELPVSAESVGAVLAMHMLYHVSDLDAALTEVIRVLTPDGVFIASTNAEDDKHELDELWASAAAEVMGVEQAPGRVRSSDNFPLDSGADVLREQFAAVEVHELKGHIETADPDVVLPHLASYRIWAAQSGVPFDDVLARVRERLERTVADAGAFTITTRNGVIRARRPE, encoded by the coding sequence ATGGACCCGGAACTCAGGCGCGTGGCGACCGACCGGCGGCAGCTCTCGGAAGGCGCCTACAAGGACCAGACCAACCTCGTCGCCCGGCAGCGGCTCTACGACCACCAGGAGCCGCAGTTCGACCTTCCGGGCATCGTCCTCGACATGCTCTCCGGAATGCGGGGCCCGGTGCTCGACCTCGGCTGCGGCAACGGCCGCTACCTCTCCCGCCTGCGTGACGAGCGCCCGGATCTGGCGGCCGTGGGCGCCGACGCCTCCCTCGGCATGCTCGAAGACGTGCCGGCGGGGCTGCCCGTCGTGTGCGCCGACGCCGTCGAACTGCCCGTCAGCGCCGAAAGCGTCGGCGCCGTTCTGGCGATGCACATGCTGTACCACGTCTCCGACCTGGATGCGGCGCTCACCGAGGTCATCCGCGTGCTCACGCCGGACGGCGTCTTCATCGCCTCCACCAACGCCGAGGATGACAAGCACGAGCTGGACGAGCTGTGGGCGTCGGCCGCGGCGGAGGTGATGGGCGTCGAGCAGGCTCCGGGGCGCGTCCGCAGCTCCGACAACTTCCCGCTCGACAGCGGCGCGGACGTACTGCGCGAGCAGTTCGCCGCCGTGGAGGTGCACGAGCTGAAGGGGCACATCGAGACCGCCGATCCGGACGTCGTACTGCCCCATCTCGCCTCGTACCGCATCTGGGCCGCCCAGTCCGGCGTCCCCTTCGACGACGTCCTCGCCCGCGTGCGCGAACGCCTGGAGCGCACGGTGGCCGACGCGGGCGCGTTCACCATCACCACCCGCAACGGCGTCATCCGCGCCCGCCGCCCGGAGTAG
- a CDS encoding DUF397 domain-containing protein, whose amino-acid sequence MNDNFPAPTDFRKSSYSDLNNCVEVADTFHGAAVRDTRHRHLGHIEFPAAEWRAFLADLTAEQL is encoded by the coding sequence ATGAACGACAACTTCCCTGCCCCAACAGACTTCCGTAAGTCGAGCTACAGCGACCTGAACAACTGCGTCGAGGTCGCCGACACCTTCCACGGCGCCGCAGTCCGCGATACCCGGCACCGCCACCTCGGCCACATCGAGTTCCCCGCCGCCGAGTGGCGGGCGTTCCTCGCCGACCTCACGGCCGAGCAGCTGTAG
- a CDS encoding helix-turn-helix domain-containing protein — MAEQRPSIRRRRLSDELKRARAEAGYTVEQVADLTEWSMGKISNIETGVRLKPTVMEIKGLLDTYGLMDGRRREAILDLTRQARERGWWSKYTDVFTDDFPAFEAEASRIRTYELARIPGLFQTPGYVEILMRASLRKSPVDIDRAVETRQQRQQILRRAAPPDVWAVIDEAALLRFRTYEPVFAEQVRHLIDLGEADNSVTVQVLPLASGMHAGLRGPFAYLEFGEPVRPIVYLETDTDGLYLEENEELDRYNRLFEHLMTFARHPEASVQMLKDML; from the coding sequence ATGGCTGAGCAGCGACCGTCCATCCGGCGGCGCCGACTGTCGGATGAGCTCAAGCGCGCTCGTGCCGAAGCGGGCTACACCGTTGAACAGGTCGCTGACCTGACGGAGTGGTCGATGGGGAAGATCTCCAACATCGAAACCGGTGTGCGGCTCAAGCCCACGGTCATGGAGATCAAGGGTCTGCTCGACACCTACGGACTCATGGATGGCCGCCGACGCGAGGCGATCCTCGACCTGACCAGACAGGCTCGTGAGCGTGGCTGGTGGTCGAAGTACACAGACGTCTTCACCGACGACTTCCCGGCCTTCGAAGCTGAGGCGTCGCGCATCCGGACATATGAACTCGCTCGAATACCGGGCCTGTTTCAGACGCCTGGATATGTCGAGATACTGATGCGAGCGAGTCTGCGGAAGTCGCCAGTTGACATCGACCGTGCTGTCGAGACGCGCCAACAGCGACAGCAGATCCTCCGGAGAGCCGCACCCCCGGACGTCTGGGCCGTTATCGATGAAGCAGCGCTTCTACGGTTTCGGACTTACGAGCCCGTCTTCGCAGAGCAAGTCCGGCACCTGATCGATCTTGGAGAGGCGGATAACTCGGTCACAGTGCAGGTTCTCCCGCTGGCGTCAGGGATGCATGCCGGTCTGCGAGGCCCTTTCGCCTACCTTGAGTTCGGTGAGCCCGTGCGTCCGATCGTCTACTTGGAGACCGATACGGACGGACTCTACCTTGAAGAGAACGAGGAACTCGACCGCTACAACCGGCTGTTCGAGCATCTGATGACGTTCGCTCGCCACCCTGAAGCGTCGGTTCAGATGCTCAAGGACATGCTGTAG
- a CDS encoding chitinase, whose amino-acid sequence MSTLGVAAAAGPAFFSGAEPASAAPAAQGESAAQAETAAQGQWLTGYWHNFSNGSTTMPISEVPSVYNMIAVAFAGNTGTPGGITFDVAEGQLGGYTDQQFKSDVAAVQAEGRKVVLSIGGQNGHVDVTNAAQATEFANTAYGLMQEYGFDGVDIDLEHGINARYMEEALRQLRAKAGSDLIITMAPQTINMQGPSHAYYQLTQNISDILTIVNMQYYNSGTMLGCDDQVYSQGTVDFLTAQACIQLEMGLSPDQVGLGLPATPAAAGGGYQPAGNVIDALDCLEQGRNCGSFTPSEPYGPIGGAMTWSINWDATNGYAFADALGARLGTG is encoded by the coding sequence CTGTCCACCCTCGGCGTGGCGGCCGCCGCCGGCCCCGCCTTCTTCTCCGGTGCCGAGCCCGCCTCCGCCGCGCCTGCCGCGCAGGGCGAGAGCGCGGCCCAGGCCGAAACCGCAGCGCAGGGCCAGTGGCTCACCGGCTACTGGCACAACTTCAGCAACGGCTCCACCACGATGCCGATCAGCGAAGTCCCCTCCGTCTACAACATGATCGCGGTGGCCTTCGCCGGAAACACCGGAACGCCCGGCGGCATCACCTTCGACGTCGCCGAAGGCCAACTCGGCGGCTACACCGACCAGCAGTTCAAGAGCGACGTCGCCGCCGTCCAGGCCGAGGGCCGCAAGGTCGTGCTGTCCATCGGGGGCCAGAACGGCCACGTGGACGTCACCAACGCCGCCCAGGCGACCGAGTTCGCCAACACCGCCTACGGGCTGATGCAGGAGTACGGGTTCGACGGAGTCGACATCGACCTCGAACACGGCATCAACGCCCGGTACATGGAAGAGGCGCTGCGCCAGCTGCGGGCCAAGGCCGGATCGGACCTGATCATCACCATGGCCCCGCAGACCATCAACATGCAGGGCCCGAGCCACGCCTACTACCAGCTGACGCAGAACATCAGCGACATCCTGACCATCGTCAACATGCAGTACTACAACTCCGGCACCATGCTGGGCTGCGACGACCAGGTCTACTCGCAGGGGACGGTCGACTTCCTGACCGCCCAGGCCTGCATCCAACTGGAAATGGGACTGAGCCCCGACCAGGTGGGACTGGGGCTGCCCGCCACCCCTGCCGCGGCGGGCGGCGGCTACCAGCCGGCCGGCAACGTCATCGACGCCCTGGACTGCCTCGAACAGGGGCGAAACTGCGGCTCCTTCACCCCGAGCGAGCCCTACGGGCCCATCGGCGGTGCTATGACGTGGTCGATCAACTGGGACGCCACGAACGGCTACGCCTTCGCCGACGCGCTGGGCGCCCGGCTGGGGACCGGCTGA
- a CDS encoding RNA polymerase sigma factor → MAGEHSRRAGPREAARDPEVFEEFYRRHIDAVTRFVARRVEDPHTAADLTADVFLAVVDSAHTFRPELGNESAWLFGIARNVVSAERRRAAREADSGSRIAGRRLLESDDIGRLEERILAEGEARRLLRSLAELPEGERQVIELVAVDQLTVTEAAAALGIRKVTARVRLYRARKFLRAGMGERAEEPADEPAEGLGQGPAQVPNPHAAPARPSGQPPVRIAYAREAQGEA, encoded by the coding sequence GTGGCAGGTGAGCACAGCAGACGCGCGGGTCCGCGGGAGGCCGCGCGCGATCCGGAGGTCTTCGAGGAGTTCTACCGGCGGCATATCGACGCGGTCACCCGGTTCGTGGCGCGGCGGGTCGAGGACCCGCACACCGCCGCGGACCTGACCGCCGACGTGTTCCTGGCGGTTGTCGACTCCGCGCACACCTTCCGGCCCGAGCTGGGAAACGAGTCGGCGTGGCTGTTCGGGATCGCGCGCAACGTGGTCTCGGCCGAACGCCGTCGCGCCGCGCGCGAGGCCGACAGCGGCAGCCGCATCGCCGGCCGCCGGCTGCTGGAGTCCGACGACATCGGCCGCTTGGAAGAGCGCATCCTCGCCGAAGGGGAGGCCCGCCGGCTGCTGCGGTCGCTGGCGGAGCTGCCCGAGGGCGAGCGTCAGGTGATCGAGCTGGTCGCGGTCGACCAGCTCACCGTCACCGAGGCCGCGGCGGCACTCGGCATCCGCAAGGTGACCGCACGGGTGCGGCTGTACCGGGCGCGCAAGTTCCTGCGTGCCGGGATGGGGGAGCGCGCGGAGGAACCCGCGGACGAACCGGCGGAGGGGCTCGGTCAGGGACCCGCGCAGGTCCCGAATCCGCATGCCGCACCGGCCCGGCCGAGCGGGCAGCCGCCGGTCCGGATCGCCTACGCACGGGAAGCACAGGGAGAGGCATGA
- a CDS encoding CGNR zinc finger domain-containing protein, protein MGWWWMDVLLDLLNSRPLVGGEEQDALGESSAGRRWAREHGGDGSTAELALLREARDALQGVVRGERSPAALNPLLEGVDRIPEFTSDGLQWTLRTPPHARLAVEAVLAWAATEERMPGRLRPCDNGECRLFLLDRSRANRARWCSMAVCGNREKARRHYERTR, encoded by the coding sequence ATGGGGTGGTGGTGGATGGACGTGCTGCTGGACCTGCTCAACAGCCGGCCACTGGTCGGTGGCGAGGAGCAGGACGCACTCGGGGAGTCGTCCGCGGGCAGGCGCTGGGCGCGGGAGCACGGCGGCGACGGCAGCACCGCGGAACTGGCGCTGCTGCGCGAAGCGCGGGACGCCCTGCAGGGTGTGGTCAGGGGAGAACGCTCCCCGGCCGCATTGAACCCGCTGCTCGAAGGGGTCGACCGGATTCCGGAGTTCACCTCGGATGGTCTGCAGTGGACACTCCGGACTCCCCCGCACGCCCGGCTGGCCGTCGAAGCGGTACTCGCCTGGGCCGCCACCGAGGAGCGGATGCCCGGCCGACTACGCCCCTGCGACAACGGCGAGTGCCGACTGTTCCTACTCGACCGCAGCCGCGCCAACCGCGCCCGCTGGTGCTCCATGGCCGTCTGCGGCAACCGCGAAAAGGCGCGCCGCCACTACGAACGCACCCGCTGA
- a CDS encoding alpha/beta fold hydrolase, giving the protein MGSVHHQTATVEGHEIFYREAGPADAPVIVLLHGYPTSSFMFRELIPLLAGDYHVVAPDHLGFGRSAAPRVEEFTYTFDALAELTSGLLDQLGLDRYALYVQDYGAPIGWRLALEHPERISALVTQNGNGYEDGFVDSFWTDVWAYAANPGPGTEPPVRAALSLDAIRWQYVHGVPDPSLVSPDTWEHDFAHVSREGNDEVQLALFRDYANNRPLYPLLHEFLRTSGIPVLAVWGRNDEIFGPAGARAFARDAEDAEVHLIDGGHFLLESHLDVVAGYMRGFLGRVLG; this is encoded by the coding sequence ATGGGCTCGGTTCACCACCAGACCGCCACCGTCGAAGGCCACGAGATCTTCTACCGCGAAGCGGGCCCCGCCGACGCGCCCGTGATCGTCCTGCTGCACGGCTACCCGACCAGCTCGTTCATGTTCCGCGAACTCATCCCGCTGCTGGCCGGGGACTACCACGTCGTCGCCCCGGACCACCTCGGCTTCGGCCGCTCCGCCGCTCCCCGCGTGGAGGAGTTCACCTACACCTTCGACGCCCTCGCCGAACTCACCTCGGGCCTGCTCGACCAACTGGGTTTGGACCGCTACGCCCTCTACGTCCAGGACTACGGCGCCCCCATCGGATGGCGCCTCGCGCTCGAACACCCCGAACGGATCTCCGCCCTCGTCACCCAGAACGGCAACGGCTACGAGGACGGTTTCGTCGACTCGTTCTGGACCGACGTCTGGGCCTACGCGGCGAACCCGGGCCCCGGAACCGAGCCCCCCGTCCGCGCCGCCCTGAGCCTCGACGCCATCCGCTGGCAATACGTGCACGGGGTGCCCGACCCGAGCCTCGTCAGCCCGGACACCTGGGAGCACGACTTCGCCCACGTCTCCCGTGAAGGCAACGACGAGGTCCAGTTGGCGCTGTTCCGCGACTACGCGAACAACCGCCCGCTCTACCCGCTACTGCACGAATTCCTGCGCACCAGCGGGATCCCGGTGCTCGCCGTGTGGGGCCGCAACGACGAGATCTTCGGCCCGGCGGGCGCGCGGGCCTTCGCCCGCGACGCCGAGGACGCGGAGGTCCACCTGATCGACGGCGGCCACTTCCTGTTGGAGAGCCACCTGGACGTCGTCGCCGGCTACATGCGCGGCTTCCTCGGGCGGGTGCTGGGTTGA